In the genome of Peromyscus eremicus chromosome 1, PerEre_H2_v1, whole genome shotgun sequence, the window TTGTTCTCCGATCTCCACATCCTTAGGGTGTCATCCCCCCTCCATAATCAATTAATAAAGGCAATCTATTTTTGAGAAGGACTCTCATGTTTTAAATGTTGTATGTGGACATTCTTCCATCAGATTCTGTCAGAGGAAAGGATGTGAAGATGCCCCAGGAAGATGCAAATACAGATGCTGTCACACCGTTCACCCACgttctggaaagaagagatttAGCTGCACACACAGATCTTCAGAGTCTCTCTAGTTCCAATGAAGACCAGGTTCCCCCTTATCAAGGAGGGGCCTCCTGTGTGGACAAGACAGAAGATAGGCAGCTATGGCTTAGTACCCTTCGACCTGTAGAGCCTGTTGATCGACTCACAGGCCAGGCTCAGTTTGTGTGCAGTGAATGCAAGAAGAGCTTCCTGTACAGGTCTCAGTTCATCATCCACCAGAGgtcacacacaggagagagacccTTTGAGTGCAGCGTGTGCAACAAGGGCTTTGTGGAATCCTCAGGCCTTCGGGTCCATCAGCGCATCCACAGGGGTGAAAAGCCTTACGAGTGCAGCATCTGCAGCAAGAGGTTTGCCCACAAATCCACTCTGCGGGGTCACACTAAGACCCACACAAATGAGAAGCCATACGAGTGTAAGCACTGTGGGAGATGCTTTAGTCACAAGGGCAACCTCAATATCCATCTCCGCATCCACAGTGACTCAAGACCTTACAGTTGTAAGGAGTGTGACAAGGCCGTCAGACAGCAGGGGACTCTGAAACAACACATGAAAATTCATTCAAGAATGGCAtccttgggcagtggtggcacacgcctttaatcccagcactagggaggcagaggcaggcagatctttgtgagttcgagaccagtctagtccacagagcgatatccaggaaaggcacaaagctacatagagaaaccctgtcttgaaaaaccaaaaataaaataaaataaaataaaataaaacaaaaaataaatgtttgctgtCCTTGTGAGTCTGTATCCAGATTGAAGTATTTTCCTAGAGAGACTGTTGCTAGGTTACCCTTGTTACATGGCAACACCGTGGGAGCACTTAAAGGGATGTCTCATCCCTTGAGAGTCTGAGGACATTTGTGTTTCACTATGccccactggtgtgtgtgtgtgtgtgtgtgtgtgtgtgtgtgtgtgtgtgtgtgtgtgtttgagacaggatctcactatgtgtcactggctgtcctagaaactcactatgcagcccaggctagcttgaaaCTAAAGAGACCTACTTACCTATGTATCCCAGATTGGCCATGAACTTGTGACTGGACTCATACCTCTGCCCAGAGTGTTGAGATGCCCCTCTTGAAAGGCtttcattatattttgtttttacttggtGCTGTTATTCTCAAGTTGTCAATATTGAGTCACAAAATGGGAGTGATGTTTGTCTCCTCATAAATTGTAAAATGTGATTTTCCAATAAATTACTTGGTATCTGGCCAAGGACAACAATTTTATAGTTGTGTGTATGTCCCCATTACCATTATtacagtattattattattattactactactactactactactattattattattttggagcTAAGGACCGAGCCcagggccttgaacttgctaagcaagcgttctaccactgagctaaatctccaaccccttattttttaaaaaatgatttttcaagacagggtttctctgtgcaacagcctttagctgtcctgggatgagctttgtagaccaggctggtctctgcgtctcaaatcctgggat includes:
- the LOC131902519 gene encoding zinc finger and SCAN domain-containing protein 5B-like, which produces MISMPPELQALVKESGVKSCKELEKMLRDGGKPQHLKQEVLLNSVPESREQDDPRTEQSLGSDSVQDREDTSVLIPLDPQPTQSSDSVRGKDVKMPQEDANTDAVTPFTHVLERRDLAAHTDLQSLSSSNEDQVPPYQGGASCVDKTEDRQLWLSTLRPVEPVDRLTGQAQFVCSECKKSFLYRSQFIIHQRSHTGERPFECSVCNKGFVESSGLRVHQRIHRGEKPYECSICSKRFAHKSTLRGHTKTHTNEKPYECKHCGRCFSHKGNLNIHLRIHSDSRPYSCKECDKAVRQQGTLKQHMKIHSRMASLGSDVPSYTAGIE